One Bremerella alba genomic window, ATCACTTAATCATCCGCGCTACCAAAGCGCGGATGATCGGATTGCTAAGCAGGCTTTGCCGGGCAGGCGTTAGTCGATGCCGTCCCGACGCTCCTTGATGTACATGTCTTCGTAACCCTCTCTGCCGTGGTACTTGGAACCGGCTTCGGCGAGCATCGAGTGGCACTTCTTCTTGAAGTCTCGCTTGTCGCCGTTCGCGAAATGCTTGGCGGCTGTGTTGAAGCTTTGCATTGCACCTCCTTCGAGAAAGGAGTTTTTGTAATGCAGGAACAGGGCCTGAGCGAAATGTGCGTCGGCTTCCATTTCCTGCAACGTCATTCTCCATTTCTTCAAGTCCTGAATCATGTGGGTCGCTTCGTGGGCGATCGTGCTCCATTGCTGCGGAGTGCTGAGGCCTTCGGTCGCGGGTGTCAGGTACAGGCAATTCGACTTGAGGTTGTAAAACGCCTTGGCCCCGGGGATTTTGCCTTCGGCGACGTAGACGCGGATCTTCTTGCTGGCGATCTTCTGCCCGATTTCCTCGTAATGCTTGTGCTTGTAGCCAACGACATTTGGCAAATGCACCCGAGGGAATTTGAACTTCTTTAGAATGGAGTCGTGCTGTAAAAAGTTGGCGATCTGAGTGATCTTCCCTTGCGGTAATGCGGTGCTTGAAGACATGGTAACCTCTTCGAAGGATTGTTCCTGAAATGATGCCGCTGCCAGGCGACTGGGATCGCACATGCGGCTGTCTGGGATGTAAATGGCGAGTTTCGAGAAAACCTTTCAGAGAATTTTGCTCAAAGTTTGCCGATAGGTGGGGGGGAATGGCAGGCAGGCGAGTCGCAGAGATTAACGCGAGAAAAAGAAAACGGTCGCCCTGAAAAAGTCCAAATTACGCGAAATGGTTAGTGGGGACTTACGACCAGTGGAGAGACAAGCAAGATGGAAACACCAAAACAGCAAATGAAAGACAGCGGTCAGCCGGTTATCCTGATCCACGGCCTGACCGGCAACCGGTGGGTGTTGCGGCCGCTCGCCCGGTTTTTGACGCAGCAGGACTATCAACCGACACGGTGGTGTTACCGCAGCGTGGGCAACAGCGTCATGAGCCATGCCCAGCGGTTGAAGGGGTTTCTGGAACGCGAAGCGGACTCTGCGGAGCCGCTGCACTTCGTCACGCATAGCATGGGCGGCATCATCCTGCGGGCCGTGCTGTCCGAAATGAATTGGCGGCGACCGGGAAGACTCGTCATGCTCGCCCCGCCCAATCATGGTTCGCGGGTCGCTGCGTTGGCTTCGCGATGCCTGCACTACCTCTGCCCTGCTTTGTCAGACATTTCGACCTCGCCAGGTAGCTTGGTGCACCGCCTACCGATGGTACCTTCGTTGGAAACAGGCGTCATTGCCGCAACGCAAGATATGCTGGTGCATCTCGAGAGTACTTCGATCGCCAACCAGGCCGATCACGTGCTTGTTTCGTGTGGGCACAATCGCATTTTGTATCACCGGGGAGCACGGCAGGAAGTGTTGCACTTCTTAAACAAGGGTCGCTTTACCGAGGGGGCCCGCCGTGTGGCCGCAACCGCTTCGCCGCAGCGGCTTATGGTATGATGGCAGATATCGATTTTCCTTCTGCCTCGAGACCACGACCTTCTATGCAATTTGTATCTTGCACCTATGAAGCGCACGCCGAGTCGATCTTAGAGATCTTCAACGACGCGATTGTCCATACCACCGCGCTGTATGATTATCACCCGCGGCCACTTGAGAGTATGGTTGGCTGGTTTGCCGCCAAGCAGGCAGGTAACTTCCCCGTGATTGGTGTGACCGACGAGACGGGTCAGTTGATGGGCTTTGCCAGCTATGGCACCTTCCGAGAGCGACCGGCCTATAAGTACACGGTCGAGCACTCGGTCTATGTCCATAAGAATCACCGCGGCAAGGGGCTCGGCTTGATGCTCATGAAGCGGCTGATCGAAACGGCCCAGCAGCAAGACATTCATGTGCTGGTCGGTGGCATCGATATGAGCAACGCAGGAAGCGTTCGTCTGCACGAAAAACTCGGGTTCGAACTATCGGGAACGATCCGTCAGGCCGCCTACAAGTTCGACCGTTGGTTAGATCTGGGGCTCTATCAATTAACACTGCCAACGCCAACGAATCCGGTCGAAGGTTAATCGTAGGTCAGCACAAGAATAGGAAGATAGATGCCGAATTGGATTGATGTCGCAGCCGAAGCAGACTGCCAGCTGGGGAAATCGCTGGAAGTGGTTGCCGCCAAAAGAATGGTCGCCGTCTATCACACGGCCGAAGGTTATTTTGCCACCGATGGGATGTGTGCCCATCAAGGAGGTCCCGTCGGTCAAGGCGAGCTATGCGGCAACATCGTGACCTGCCCTTGGCATGGCTGGCAGTACGATATCACGACGGGAAAGCACCAGCTCAGCTCGATCCATCTCGATTGCTTTCCGGTGAAAGTCGAAGCGGGACGCATCTGGGTGGATGTTCCCGCTGACGACTAAGGGGAAGCGAATACCGTCGACGGTGACGTGCTCGTGCTTTATTTTCCGTTCTTCTTCAGGTCGAAGTTCAATTCTTCGTTCGGACCCGAGATAGTCGCCGTTAGAGGAGTCAGGTGCTTGGCGTTGTAACTGGGATGGGTCACTGTTTCCAGCTTCTCACGAGTACCGCTATCGGGCACACCGGCCAGTATGTATTCTTCGCCAACGACTTTGTTGCCCAAGACCATCACTTTTTTCTCGCCTGGTTCGACTTCACTCTGATAGCTTCCGTCTTGAATCACGGCCCCTGCGGCCGGCGAGTTTCCATCGATGGAAATAAAGGTGATCAGGCCTCCTTCAACCGGTTGGCCTTCTACAGATACGGTGCCGCTGATCGGTATGGCAGTCGATGCCGGGCCACCGCAGCCGAGCACCAAAGGTATCGCACAAACGATCGACATCACGGCTAAGAGTGGAGAGTATTTCATAGCAAAAGTCGCTCTAGCAGTTTGAGAAGATTTAGGTCTAGGAGAAGCGCCTCTTCGCCGGGAACCGTTGGCATCGCGCTGAATGGGATGCGCGATGCCAGGTGTTTTTCCGATTTCATCTCGTTAAGGAAGTTGTATTGCTTCGCCACCTTGGCCGGACATAGCAGCTTCCCAAACACTTTGGCTCACTGTTTCCGCGATAAATCGAACCGAGCCATCCATCATGCTCACGTTCACGCCGCCAGGATGATTGCTGCGGGGAGCGATCTGGTATTCAGTGTTGTTTCCGACTTGAGTGCATGGCATCCGGCGATAGTCGGCATGGGACGGGTCTTCGCTGGTGTCTTTGCACTGACGGCATTGATCGGGAACGGTCGAGTTGGGCGTGTTGATCGACATGAAGCCGGGGCTTCCTTCGTCGTTGAGAATGTCGCCACGGTTGTCGTCCAGCCCATTCGGCGATGCGATCAAGATTTCGGAAAAGCCAACCGTGTTGGACGTACCGTCGGTCAGGTCAGCAAAGCGATACATGTGGCGAACACCAAACGGCGAACCGCTGAAGATGGCCTGATCGGCGGCGTTCTGATGCAAGTGGGTGTTGCCCATGTTGGTGACGTAGTTGCCCATCACGCGCCAGTACGTATCGGACTGGTCTTGCGTGACGTTCCCTTTGTCGGACGGACAGCTATAGCCGGGAACAAATACCCGGTGCGTATCAATGTTCGGAGATGCATGGAATGGGCTACCGATGTCGTATCGATCGTAGAGGGCAGACTGCTCGATGAATGGCCACAAGAAGACGGCAAAGGTGATTCGTTCGTAATGTTGGCCATTCTCGACTTCGCCGGGGCCGTTCATTGCTGCCAACGGCATGAACTCTTTGTTGATGTCAGCGAAGTTATGCGAGGCCAAGGCCCATTGTTTCAGGTTGTTGGTGCACTGCATGCGGCGCGCTGCTTCACGGGCCTGTTGAACGGCCGGCAGCAGCAAGGCAATCAGAACACCGATGATGGCGATAACGACTAAAAGTTCGACGAGGGTAAAGCCCTGCCGTGAGGTAGTTCGCATAGTTGGCAGCCTTAGAAGAAGAGTTGGGTGAAAAGTGTTCGCGATTCGATTCGCTGCGTGTCCTGGAAGCGGAAAATATCCACCTCGGTTAAATCAAGATTGGCAGATGTAAAAACCGTCAAATGCCAAAAGATTTCCATGACGTGTGCTGAATTGTACCGAGGCGGGAACCGCATGGCTAGATAGAATTGAGAAATATTGCCTGCGGGTGCAGTAGGGCTCACAAGTGGTGTATGCCGCGTAAAATGAGCAAAATTGCAAATATGTAACCCTTGAATTGCAAAAATGCACCACAAATATACTCACTTAGAGGGGCGGCCTGTACGCCATTGGAAATGCTTTAGGTGGTTAATGTTGAGAATTGTTGCGGTGTCGGCGTCTTGATCGAATTGCCCTGCGATCGAATTCGCCTGGGAGCGAGACCATGTTAAATTGGAAAAGACATTACGACGTCGTCGACATTTAGCCGGTCGCCGTTTAAAGCTGAGTGCCAGGGAAAGATAGACAGTCTCCGCGATTGCGTCTCGTGGGTTAACTTGTTCGTGGACGATTCACTTAGCTAGACACTAGAATAGGTGGCGACCTTTCGCTCGCCGAACCTCTGTCTCACCAGGCCAGGAGCCATGCGTCTTGTTGGAAAACTCGACTCTCGATCGCCGCTCACTCATTCTCGTTGCATTGCTCACGATCGCGATCGGTGTGGGTGCCGTCGGCCATGTATTCGCTCAAGAGGAATCGCCAAGCGCGAACACGGATGAAGATTTGATCGCGCTGCTTGGCGATCAGCAGTATGCCGTTCGCGAACAAGCGGAAGACCAAATCATGCAGCGGGGTGCCGTCATGCTTCCGCTACTGCGGGCAGCGCGAAAGTCGCCTGATCCGGAGATCCGCTTACGGGCATCGACCCTCTACCGTCAGTTGAGCGATCGTATCCGCAAGGAAAATTTCAGCCGCTTTGCCGAGATGGCCAAAGATGTCGATCTGCCAGGTTGGGAACCATTTAAAGATCGGCACGGCGATACGCGGGAGATGCGTAAGCTGTATGTCTCGATTTTAAAAGAGGAATGGGACGTGATCGTGGCACTCGAAACACAGCCGCAGATCATGGACTATCTGTTGTTTCAGCGGGCCAACAAGATCCGCGAAGAGTTGTATGGCCCTAATCACGTACAGATTTCCGCAGGGACGGCCGCCGCGATGCTGCATGCGACCTCATTCGAGAACATTCGCATCACGAGTCCGACAATGGATCAGCTGAAATTTCTGCTCGCCGCACCACAGGTCACTTCCAGCTTGCAAGACCCGGAAAATGCCGGTCCTTTGCTGAGTGTGTTCGATCAGTGGTTGGAAACAAATTTAAAATCGGGACGCTTCACCCAAGAGATGCGATTTGTCGTATTAACCACCTGCCTGCGCGAAGGGATCAAAAGCGGCAAGATTGTGGCCAAGCAAATGCTCGATGAAAGGGCCAGCCCGCTCTATCAAAACGGCTTCGGCCAATTCGGAGCGATCAACGCCACGCAGCAAATGATGTACGCGATGCTCGCGATCGCCAAACTGGGCGGCAAGGAAGATATTGAATATCTCAATCAATACTTCGAGAACGAGACCGAGGTTTCGCTGCCGACGGTTCAGGGAGATCAATTCAACACACAACTGAGGGATGTCGCGTTGGTGGCCGTGCTGCACATCTCAGGTGAAGATCCGAAAGAGTTTGGCTATCCGCGCATCTCGACCGATCCCAACTTCTTGTACAACATTCGCTCGATCGGCTTTACCACCGCCGAGCAGCGCGAGCAGGCTTTCCGCAAATGGGACAAGGCTCAGAAGTCTCAGCCAGATGAAAAGTAGTGCTAGCGTGCTGGCAATTTGGATTGACCTACCGCAATGAACTTGGCATGATTCCGCGACGTGTTTTTGAGTAGCGACCAGCTTTGCCGAGGACGATACTTAGAAAAGCACGCTATCGTTCACGGAGGAACCTCATGCGCAAGATCGCGCCTATCATTTTCGTCGTTGCTATCGTTTCGGCCGCTTCGCTTGGCTGTCGCTCGCCTTACCATCAAGATCAACTGGGCCTGGTGGGTGCTGGTACGGGCGCTTTGGCAGGGGCAGCAATCGGCAACGCTACCGGTCATACCGCCGGCGGTGCGATCATTGGCGGGCTGGTCGGGGCAACTGCCGGATCGGCCGTTGGTTCACATATGGACGAAGTGGAAGCCCGAAATCAGGCGCTCTTCCAGCAGCGTCTGGGACGTCGCATGGAGGGGCAAACGACCTTTGATGACGTGATTGCGATGAGCAAGGCCGGCCTCAGCGATCAGGTCGTCACCACGCATATCCGCCGACATGGGGTGGCCCAGGTACCGTCGGCTCCGGACCTGATTTATCTGAAGAACAACGGCGTCAGCGATGCCGTCATCAACACGATGCAAAACCCGCCGGTCGAAGTCGTTTCGGCTCCTGTGCAGGAAAGGGTGATTGTCGAAGAACATTACTACGGCCCCCGCCCCTATTATGGCCCCTATCGACATCATCGACGGCACTACCACCGTGGGCCAGGCGTACATTGGGGTGTCAGCGTCGGGCGTTAACAGGCGACGCGATGTTTTGTCTGATTACCAAGTCAAGGGAAAGCCCAGCAGCTTTCCCTTTTTCTTTGCGCCGCAATAAGAATTGTGCATGAATTCCTGGAAGGTCCTGTCGGCTGTCTAGTCTCGCAAGCGTTATACTGAGGCTACGAGACAAGGCGGATCATTCATTTCGACGAGGGAATCATGAGTAACGAACCCGTTCACGGTAATCCGGAAGCATCTGAATCGGCGACCAGCCAAGGGGCAACCGGCAATCAGGATTGGTACGTTCCCCCACGCAGGATCTGGATTATTGCTTCGTTGTTTCTACTGTTAGGAGTCGTCGGGTTCTTCGGGCGTGTGCTCGGTAACGGACCATTGGCCGACCTTTACGACGCGGTGTGGATTTTCCGCGATCCGGCAATCTGCAACGTGATGGCGTTGATCGGCGGGTTCTTTGCCTGTTTCATCCCGCTGATGTGGTTCACCTTCCGCAGCAGCTGGCCAGCGGCGATTCGTTTCGCCCCGTTCACATTGATTAGCTTGGCCGTGGTGGGGTTCTTTGTGGTCTTCGAGATCCAAGGAGTCAGCGGCGAAATGATTCCTCGGTTTGGTTACCGTTTCGGGAAAGCCCCCGATCAGCGTCTGGGCGAGTTCACCGCTGCGGGAAGTGATCAGGAAAC contains:
- a CDS encoding glycine zipper domain-containing protein, producing MRKIAPIIFVVAIVSAASLGCRSPYHQDQLGLVGAGTGALAGAAIGNATGHTAGGAIIGGLVGATAGSAVGSHMDEVEARNQALFQQRLGRRMEGQTTFDDVIAMSKAGLSDQVVTTHIRRHGVAQVPSAPDLIYLKNNGVSDAVINTMQNPPVEVVSAPVQERVIVEEHYYGPRPYYGPYRHHRRHYHRGPGVHWGVSVGR
- a CDS encoding esterase/lipase family protein; amino-acid sequence: METPKQQMKDSGQPVILIHGLTGNRWVLRPLARFLTQQDYQPTRWCYRSVGNSVMSHAQRLKGFLEREADSAEPLHFVTHSMGGIILRAVLSEMNWRRPGRLVMLAPPNHGSRVAALASRCLHYLCPALSDISTSPGSLVHRLPMVPSLETGVIAATQDMLVHLESTSIANQADHVLVSCGHNRILYHRGARQEVLHFLNKGRFTEGARRVAATASPQRLMV
- a CDS encoding GNAT family N-acetyltransferase, with translation MQFVSCTYEAHAESILEIFNDAIVHTTALYDYHPRPLESMVGWFAAKQAGNFPVIGVTDETGQLMGFASYGTFRERPAYKYTVEHSVYVHKNHRGKGLGLMLMKRLIETAQQQDIHVLVGGIDMSNAGSVRLHEKLGFELSGTIRQAAYKFDRWLDLGLYQLTLPTPTNPVEG
- a CDS encoding Rieske (2Fe-2S) protein is translated as MPNWIDVAAEADCQLGKSLEVVAAKRMVAVYHTAEGYFATDGMCAHQGGPVGQGELCGNIVTCPWHGWQYDITTGKHQLSSIHLDCFPVKVEAGRIWVDVPADD
- a CDS encoding DUF1559 family PulG-like putative transporter — translated: MRTTSRQGFTLVELLVVIAIIGVLIALLLPAVQQAREAARRMQCTNNLKQWALASHNFADINKEFMPLAAMNGPGEVENGQHYERITFAVFLWPFIEQSALYDRYDIGSPFHASPNIDTHRVFVPGYSCPSDKGNVTQDQSDTYWRVMGNYVTNMGNTHLHQNAADQAIFSGSPFGVRHMYRFADLTDGTSNTVGFSEILIASPNGLDDNRGDILNDEGSPGFMSINTPNSTVPDQCRQCKDTSEDPSHADYRRMPCTQVGNNTEYQIAPRSNHPGGVNVSMMDGSVRFIAETVSQSVWEAAMSGQGGEAIQLP